The sequence GATAAACTATACGCAGCATCAATCAAAATGGTTACAAACTTACgaatatttaaaaattcaaacgagCTTACTAAAATTGGCAAACGAAACCAATCGGTCACCGCATTGAAGAGGATCGAGAAAACGGACCTTTTTGTGAATTAACAGACGAAACTGCAATCGATTAGATTCCGCTGCAATTAAACAGTAGAGTAAGCTGATATTGAGTAACAAATTTATGCAGTGGAGATAATATGATGCTATTTGCTGCTTTTATTAGGATTAATTTGAAACAATTGTACACAAATCAACTTGAGAGGAGCTGACATAGTCTGGTAAAGTAAGGGTGTTTTAGTATATTTCTATCTCAccatttatgttttattttttaattttatgttttggACGATTTATCTACGCAATTTCTCAAGTAAAATCTTAATCGTTGAAACTAAATTCAATTGAATTGAAGTAAGTTTAAATTATATAGTCCAAACTTTGACATTGTCATAGCTTTTTAgttcgaaatttaaaaaattacaaatataatctATATTTATCTATGATCTCCACTTAATAGTCCACATCAAATTTGTGAAATAAATATagattatatttgtaattttattaaattcaaattaaaaagtcaCCACGGAGTCAAAATTCGAACGATATACATATACTTAAAAATAACCCttttcaatttgataaattgataatacaCAAATTAATGCTATAAATGTTTGCAAAACAAATGAATCGAGTATATATgaagaaaacaaacacaaacaatTGTGGAGGAAAATGTGACATTTGAGGGtgtaaaaatgataaaataagaTATATGTAAGATTCCACTATGAGATCAAAATTATTACAAACACCTCTCGCTTAAATTGTCTAACAACAAACTACAAAAAGAATAATCGTCAACCTAATACAGCAGGCTCAACATtacggatttttttttttttaaagtccAATCACTCcctataataattaaaaaaaagttgttgaaatttttataattacaatGAAGGCCAATTTCTGGGGAAATCTATATATCATGATGATACTGATGATTTTTGAGGTTCTTCACTTGTAGCTGCCGCTGTCTTGACTTCCTTCTCTGAGCTGACATGATTCTGTTCCTTCTCGTCTTGGCTGGAGCTTCCCGACCGCTCGATACTGCGGCGGGCCCCGTTTTCGACCACGGGGGCGTTGGCGTTACCATTTTCCGATGCGTTCTTGGCCTCTGCATTCTGGTTCTGGACTGGTTTTGGTAGTTCTCTGGAGGGTGAGGTTGCTAGTAGGCGGCTGATTCCGTCGAACATTTTCTTGGCATCTGTGATCAGAGCAGCTCCACCGGGGTAGCAGCGACCAAAGCATGCGGCGCAATGTGGGAAAGCGACCTGCATGAACGCGGCCAGTGACTTGCAGATCAGCGTGTGAAGTTGGGAGATCTAAATCGACGAATTAGAAGCAAGAGCTCACCTCGATGAATGCTTGGCAAAGTTTGAGGAAAAGTTGAGACTCGTTGTCTCGGAGCATTTTGGTCGTGTGGTATCTCAGTAGGGTATCGGAAACAACCTGCAAATCCTTGACTAGTTCTTGAGCGAGCACGTGTTTCAAACTTATCGGAGCGCAGGGGCGTAGTTCGTTCATTGCCGCAGATACGCCTGCAGCCACCACACAAGGAAATATGATAAACGCCAAAGTGTCGTGAAGCCACAACGCATCAAACAGGGTGTGAAAGTATTTTTTTGACTTTTGAGCTCACCGTTGATGAAAACAGCAAGAGGTGGATGTTCCATAAGACTTGAAGGAGGAGTAACATCATCATGACTTTCGTCGCCAAAACTATGGGCAGGAAAGCCAACTGCTGGCAACGGGACCCAACGATGAGAATCCAACACTAACTGGATAAAGCAAAACATGTCTGTCATCAGCCTTCAGCCAAGAAtgacatgtatatatatatagctgtaATAAGATGATAGGGATCCAAATCATATGcctatgcaaaaaaaaaaaaaaacatgattgCATTGTAACTTGAAAGCATGGCATTGTTGTGTTGTTTGTAGATCATACCTGAAAATTCTCAACAGCACTACtcatattctttgaaaataaatttacaactgCTCTGCAAAGATAAAAAAATCGAGTTAAGAGCTAGCCAAATACCAGAGTCTCAAAAAAGATTTGACAGCGGCAGAAAAATATTACTCTTCAAATAGCGGGGGAAGCAGCCCTCGAAAATCCAAACCAACCCATCCAAGGCCCATGGCACAATACTGCAGACAACCACAGAGCAATAAAAGAAACATCATTAGTTTTAGAGTTATATACAGCATCAATGATTACCAATGGTTCACATGTGTCAGATCATGAATATCTAACAAATAACCACAGTTATCTCCTCCAACAAAAAGTTTCTGAAATTGAAGTAATTGCTCaagcttcattttcataaacgGTAAACCTTTTCACTTCTTTTTCCTCTAAGCCTAATTTCATTTCAGTTTTCTTTGTTGTATGTgggacctttttttttttttgtgtgtgtgttgggggggggggggtgtagGGGTATCGCAACTGATTCTCACCATGCACTGATCCAGAATATTTGACAGTGATCCACCTTCACTGATCTTTGGAAGCATAACTTTAAGAGTCTTCAGATGCGAGGTAATCTGATGCATGGCCCAATCAAAGAGTAGCCCACCATCATAATTTTCTTCACTCTCGGATGTGTGATCAGCAAAGATGGCTCGATATTGATTGACAACATCAAAAAGGTGCATTCTGTGACAGTTAATCATCCCCTTCAAATATTCATAAGGATTTCTCTGGTCTAAGTCATCAAGTATCCCAGTAAGCCAGGCTTCACGACATCTTAAAAACTGAACACCAGACATCATGGATCAGAACACACGCCTTAAATATTGTATTTATCAGTGACTAAAACCatcaaaataaagtaaaatcCATTCCACATGGACAGTTATTTCAGTAAAATATTACCTGTAGGCGCATTTCATATTCACTGAAAACTCCTATTCGACGTAAATATCCAATTATGCGCAAGCACTCTGGCAACTACAAGCAATATGATGAGCAAAGTTTAATCACCTCAGAGCTGAACATATTGCTTTAATACTTGCACTGGATCAACTTAATCAAAAACAATATATAGTACCTGAATATTAGACCTAAGTTTCAGAAGAAGCTGTGAAAGAAGGGACTGGGTGGTCTGCCGAACTTCTGCGGCTAGAGCCTGAATCACAGGAattctttttgaagagaaaacAAAAATGGTGCCTCAATACATGCATCAAGCAAGCTCACAGATGAAAAGAATATTCTGCTATTAGGATGGTACAAAAAACTCACTTTGGGTGCATTGTAGTAAGCTTTGCGACAAAAGTTTCTAAGTCAAGAGCTTCGTCAAAATTTCCATTCCTCACGCATCTGTATCACATTGCTAGCTAATCATATATCTAATAGACAGCATAAAGAATTAGATAATTCAAAATGTCAACAAATAAGTGCAGGTGCATACGTGTCCATAAGTTGAGGAATTTCGAGTAAATCAAGCAAAGTGCTCTGGTTGGCTAGTAACGTTTGGTTCATCTTCCTTTTTTCCAATATATTTTCAGCCGAATCAACAAACTCAGTGCAGCCGGATGTTAGTTTTGGAATTTCAGAAATCTGCAAAAAGTCCAAAAATCTACAGAACTCAGTGAAAGAATGATGACTCGTAATGAGGAAACTGGAACAATGAAGAGATCAACTATGGTCGCTCCAATGTTAATTGTGTTTCACTATATTAAGACACTAGCCTGTAACTTACCCCTATTAATTTCCTAAAAGTTGAGACATAGGCAGTTCACAAGAGTAACAAACACCTCTTGATATATAAGTATGGTACACACATCCAAACTCTTGCTAAATAACTCTGTCCAGCAGGGAACAAATGATAATCAGATTACTCTAGAATGATCTCCTAAGTTCAGCCCATAATAAAATATCATGATCAACGTAAACATGTAGCTCGTATGCATGCTATGAATCTGCATTTAGGCTTCAACTATCAAAGTATGTGCATCCCAAACTTTCATCCAGACATAACCTCTCATAGCAAACTGCTCCAACATATTAACAAGCTTATGAAttctaccaagtaaaataataaacaaatacaaGGCAAAAAGACGATATCCTCCACCATATGATCCAGAACAATAGACAAGAAATCCATGAATTCTACACGTCTTAGCCTCGTTAAGACAGCGCCAAAAGCATTTGTCCTCCCAAATTTCTAGGTACTCCATTTTTTCCTTAGTAACAGAGCTAATTAAGCCTCCAAATCTACAATTGACAGCATAGTTCCTATCTCATTTTTCACTCACTCCATATCTGCCCGAGCAGCTTGAAATTTACAGTTCACAATGTCAATAGCTGCAATGCCAGCTCGATAACACATCAGATCGGATCCGCTTACAAAAGACAAAATCCAAAATTACCAGAGACTCGAGATGCTTGTCAATTGAAGAAACCTCCTCTCGGATCTCGAGCAACGCATCCGCCGCCGCAATGAATGCGCGGTAGTTCCCCACCGCCACCTCTTGCATCTGCCGCCGTATTCTCTCCGCATCTACTCTCAGCAATTCCGGTTCCTTCCAAAAAACTACCACAATCACTATCGAAATTTTCCAAAATCCGAAGACGCGAATTAAGCATTAGGAGAGCCGTGCGAATACCTTATGGAGGCGATCGAGTGTAAATGAGAGGAGTTCGGAGACGTAAGGCTGCTGCGCGGCGGAGGCGAGCGGGAGGAGGTTCGACATCTCCGCCGATACGTCGTCGCTCGCCGGAGTTTCGGGCGACGCCATTGCCGTCATTCGTAAAGCCCTGGATTTGATCGGAGTGTGTTAGAGATCTGGAAAGTgagattttatctgattttagtGAGAATTTTCGTCGGGGCCTACATCATATTTTCAAGAGTATAAGGGTGTTTTTGCAACTTTGAAGAATTGTGTTGCAATGTTTGTGAAATTGTGTCGTGGCCCCTCAAAAATTAGTTATTATGGTTAGTATTTTCTTATGAGTTATTagcgcaaaaaaaaaaaaactttagatcaatattgatttttagcacaaactatatatatgtataccaATTTATTGATCAGAGTAATTTTAATACAAATTCTATTTCTGACCATATTAACTCTGAAATTTGCATGAATTAACTTCGAAGTTAATCCAAACATAACTCTCAATTTTTCATCTTTTGAATGACCTTAATagcaaataaaatgaaattcaCCCCAATATCAACATCTCAGCTTGTTATATGTCCAATTTAAATAGagaaatactccctccttccaccaattcatgtcctaatttgtcattttagttcgtccaccaattcgtgtcctacttatttttaataattatttctttaacaaataaatcactttttcttaaaagccATGCCCCCTTCCCCTAATatacgaattggtggacggagggagtatttatttttttaaaagaaacgaCGACGTTGAGATGATGTGTCCATAATGTCGTTTTTTGTAAACGTTCAATTTGTCCACaatgaaataatatatattttttcacatttttctatcattttcacatgtttattatgatagaaattttTCTCCGGACATGGTAGAATATTTTATCGAGCAGttctttttcattcattttctcttcaatgttggataataGTATTACTTTTAGGTAGtcatgtaaaaatattttccaatatttcttaatattttaatttttagtaaacaatatgataaaaattgaggaaaatataatattgtttcatttattttttatccataattttctaatgaaaattttacaatcaaaataaatgcgAAACAAGATTGGATATCTTGTGAAGCCCTTTAACATATTTCGCATATCTTTTTTATACtcctattactatatatgaATTGCTTGTTTCAATATATaatctattttttaaatttaaattacattaaaattttattagaaTACTCTTATTTAAAGAATGtgcaataaatatatttttaaaactctTTTGGGAATATATTTGGCAAGGAATGCACCTCACAAAATATGGTCAATCCACCAAATTCACAAGCAAAATCCCATCTCACAGTCGTACACACTTTAAAGCTTGAAAAAACATTTAATCACTAGATCTAGATCATTGAATTGAATACTCAA comes from Salvia miltiorrhiza cultivar Shanhuang (shh) chromosome 3, IMPLAD_Smil_shh, whole genome shotgun sequence and encodes:
- the LOC131015354 gene encoding conserved oligomeric Golgi complex subunit 8, which translates into the protein MTAMASPETPASDDVSAEMSNLLPLASAAQQPYVSELLSFTLDRLHKEPELLRVDAERIRRQMQEVAVGNYRAFIAAADALLEIREEVSSIDKHLESLISEIPKLTSGCTEFVDSAENILEKRKMNQTLLANQSTLLDLLEIPQLMDTCVRNGNFDEALDLETFVAKLTTMHPKIPVIQALAAEVRQTTQSLLSQLLLKLRSNIQLPECLRIIGYLRRIGVFSEYEMRLQFLRCREAWLTGILDDLDQRNPYEYLKGMINCHRMHLFDVVNQYRAIFADHTSESEENYDGGLLFDWAMHQITSHLKTLKVMLPKISEGGSLSNILDQCMYCAMGLGWVGLDFRGLLPPLFEEAVVNLFSKNMSSAVENFQLVLDSHRWVPLPAVGFPAHSFGDESHDDVTPPSSLMEHPPLAVFINGVSAAMNELRPCAPISLKHVLAQELVKDLQVVSDTLLRYHTTKMLRDNESQLFLKLCQAFIEVAFPHCAACFGRCYPGGAALITDAKKMFDGISRLLATSPSRELPKPVQNQNAEAKNASENGNANAPVVENGARRSIERSGSSSQDEKEQNHVSSEKEVKTAAATSEEPQKSSVSS